From Streptomyces durmitorensis, a single genomic window includes:
- the recN gene encoding DNA repair protein RecN, whose product MRIRSLGVIDDAVVELSPGFTAVTGETGAGKTMVVTSLGLLLGGRADPALVRIGAKAAVVEGRITVPAGASAAVRAEEAGAELDDGALLISRTVSAEGRSRAHLGGRSVPVGLLSELADDLVAVHGQTDQQGLLKPARQRGALDRYAGDAVTVPLAKYTAAYRRLRAVTTEVDEITTRARERAQEADLLRFGLDEVAGVEPRAGEDTELSAEAERLGHAEALASAATSAHAALAGNPEDPEGVDATTLVAGAHRALEAVRSHDPVLAALAERIGEIGILLGDVAGELAGYADDLDADPLRLAAVEERRAALTQLTRKYGSDIDTVLAWAEEGAARLTELEGDDDRLEELTAERDALRAELAGLAQALTDARQEAASRFAAAVTEELASLAMPHARVTIDITATEVPEGGDGVPVDGRLVAYGPAGVDEVELLLAPHPGAPPRPIAKGASGGELSRVMLAVEVVFAGTDPVPTYLFDEVDAGVGGKAAVEIGRRLARLAKSAQVVVVTHLPQVAAFADRQLLVEKTNDGSVTRSGVLVLEGEDRVRELSRMLAGQEDSETARAHAEELLATARGDG is encoded by the coding sequence ATGCGGATACGGTCGCTCGGAGTCATCGACGACGCAGTGGTCGAGTTGTCGCCGGGGTTCACCGCCGTGACCGGCGAGACCGGTGCGGGCAAGACGATGGTGGTCACCAGCCTTGGCCTGCTGCTCGGCGGACGCGCGGATCCCGCCTTGGTGCGGATCGGCGCCAAGGCGGCGGTGGTGGAGGGGCGGATCACTGTGCCCGCGGGCGCTTCGGCCGCCGTGCGTGCGGAGGAGGCCGGGGCCGAACTCGACGACGGGGCGCTGCTGATCAGCCGTACCGTCTCGGCGGAGGGGAGATCCCGCGCGCATCTCGGCGGGCGGTCGGTCCCGGTGGGTCTGCTGTCCGAGCTCGCCGACGACCTCGTCGCGGTGCACGGTCAGACGGACCAGCAGGGGCTGCTCAAACCGGCCAGGCAGCGCGGGGCGCTCGACCGGTACGCGGGCGACGCGGTCACCGTGCCGCTGGCCAAGTACACGGCGGCGTACCGCAGGCTGCGGGCCGTGACGACCGAGGTCGACGAGATCACCACGCGTGCGCGTGAACGGGCCCAGGAGGCCGATCTGCTGCGCTTCGGCCTCGACGAGGTCGCGGGCGTCGAGCCGCGCGCGGGCGAGGACACCGAACTGTCCGCGGAGGCCGAGCGGCTCGGCCACGCGGAGGCCCTCGCCTCCGCCGCCACGTCCGCGCACGCCGCGCTCGCGGGCAACCCCGAGGACCCGGAGGGCGTCGACGCCACGACGCTGGTCGCGGGCGCCCACAGGGCCCTTGAAGCGGTGCGTTCGCACGACCCCGTCCTGGCCGCCCTCGCCGAGCGGATCGGTGAGATCGGGATCCTGCTCGGCGATGTGGCGGGGGAGCTCGCGGGGTACGCGGACGACCTCGACGCCGATCCCCTGCGCCTCGCGGCGGTGGAGGAGCGGCGGGCCGCGCTCACCCAGCTGACCCGGAAGTACGGCTCCGACATCGACACCGTGCTCGCCTGGGCCGAGGAGGGGGCCGCGCGGCTCACCGAACTGGAGGGCGACGACGACCGTCTTGAGGAGCTGACCGCAGAGCGGGACGCGCTCCGGGCCGAACTGGCGGGGCTCGCGCAGGCGTTGACCGACGCGCGTCAGGAGGCTGCGTCGCGGTTCGCGGCGGCCGTCACCGAAGAGCTCGCCTCGCTCGCGATGCCGCACGCGCGCGTGACGATCGACATCACCGCCACGGAGGTGCCCGAGGGCGGGGACGGCGTGCCGGTCGACGGGCGCCTCGTCGCGTACGGTCCGGCGGGTGTCGACGAGGTGGAACTCCTCCTGGCCCCGCATCCGGGCGCCCCGCCGCGGCCGATCGCCAAGGGTGCGTCCGGCGGTGAGCTGTCGCGCGTGATGCTCGCCGTCGAGGTCGTCTTCGCTGGCACGGATCCCGTTCCGACGTACCTCTTCGACGAGGTCGACGCGGGCGTCGGCGGCAAGGCCGCGGTCGAGATCGGCCGCAGGCTCGCCAGGCTCGCGAAGTCCGCGCAGGTCGTGGTCGTGACGCACCTGCCTCAGGTGGCGGCGTTCGCCGACCGGCAGCTGCTGGTGGAGAAGACGAATGACGGGTCCGTGACGCGGTCCGGGGTTCTCGTGCTCGAAGGCGAGGACCGGGTGCGGGAGTTGTCCCGGATGCTGGCCGGCCAGGAGGACTCGGAGACGGCTCGGGCCCATGCGGAGGAGTTGCTGGCCACGGCTCGGGGGGACGGATAG
- a CDS encoding glycosyltransferase family 4 protein, which produces MSHVSSHSPHGQTSLHTVQVLGGGSAGSSAHVRSLTAGLAARGVRVTVCAPSEAAAAYDLTGTGARHVHVPRSSDPASVASLRTACADADLVHAHGLHAALRAALALTGRRIPLVVTWHTRAHAEGARARVLHLLERRVAKAAAVVLGTSSDLVDRARSRGARDARLAPVTLPAPRAAAGGAEDAEGLRHKALAELGAVGRPLIVTVGTLERQRGHDVLLEAARAWRHLDPLPLLVIAGEGPERGALQRRIEGEGLPVRLVGRRDDVPDMLAAADLVVLPTSWESRSVLAQEALHARVPLVATAVGGIPELVGDAAALVPYGDAEALATAVARLLADPALRERLKDKGTAQAATWPTEDETVTQVLSVYDELTQPLAMYP; this is translated from the coding sequence GTGAGCCACGTGAGCAGCCACTCACCGCACGGTCAGACCTCTCTGCACACCGTGCAAGTCCTGGGCGGTGGCAGCGCGGGCAGCAGCGCCCACGTCAGGTCGCTCACCGCGGGCCTCGCGGCGCGGGGCGTGCGGGTCACGGTGTGCGCCCCGTCCGAGGCGGCCGCCGCCTACGACCTGACGGGCACCGGCGCCCGGCACGTCCACGTACCCCGCAGCAGCGACCCCGCATCCGTCGCCTCCCTCCGCACGGCCTGCGCCGACGCCGACCTCGTGCACGCGCACGGACTGCATGCCGCGCTCCGCGCCGCCCTCGCGCTCACCGGCCGCCGCATCCCCCTCGTCGTCACCTGGCACACCCGCGCGCACGCGGAAGGGGCGCGCGCCCGCGTCCTGCACCTCCTGGAGCGGCGCGTCGCCAAGGCCGCCGCCGTGGTCCTCGGCACCTCGTCCGACCTCGTCGACCGCGCCCGCAGCAGGGGCGCGCGGGACGCACGCCTCGCCCCCGTCACGCTCCCCGCGCCGCGCGCGGCGGCCGGCGGGGCCGAGGACGCCGAAGGGCTGCGCCACAAGGCCCTCGCCGAACTCGGCGCCGTCGGGCGGCCGCTGATCGTCACGGTGGGCACGCTCGAACGGCAGCGCGGCCACGACGTCCTCCTGGAGGCAGCGCGCGCGTGGCGGCACCTCGACCCCCTGCCGCTCCTCGTCATCGCCGGTGAAGGGCCCGAGCGCGGCGCCCTGCAGCGCCGTATCGAGGGCGAAGGCCTTCCCGTCCGGCTCGTCGGGCGGCGCGACGACGTGCCCGACATGCTCGCCGCGGCCGACCTCGTGGTGCTGCCCACCAGCTGGGAGTCCCGCTCCGTGCTCGCCCAGGAGGCCCTGCACGCGCGCGTGCCGCTCGTCGCGACCGCCGTCGGCGGTATCCCCGAACTGGTCGGCGACGCGGCCGCGCTCGTCCCGTACGGCGACGCCGAGGCCCTGGCCACCGCCGTCGCACGCCTCCTCGCCGACCCCGCGCTCAGGGAGCGCCTCAAGGACAAGGGAACGGCCCAGGCGGCGACCTGGCCGACCGAGGACGAGACGGTCACCCAAGTCCTCAGCGTCTACGACGAGTTGACGCAGCCCCTCGCCATGTACCCCTGA
- a CDS encoding PucR family transcriptional regulator yields MDSQGTQGTQGGITVQRALELPGLRGGLPEVVAGADRLQRTVRWVHAGEVPNIASLLKGGELLLTTGLGLGARPAEQRVFVRKLAERGIAALVVELGPRFTRLPAAIVETARAAGLPLVQLHREVPFVTVTEEVHTEIVNGHYALLQRAEEVHRRCTEALLGGGGVPQVLNVLADFSGNPVFLETPDGQLLYAAGAGTECADPLQVWEGLRGHHKDGPPAGALLVDVPGGGPGSSFVRARLVLLAVESALLPVHRIAAERAAGSLAVVLMQARQEEELAARGRGDFLTDLAEGRIQADDAPAQARVLGFKPGESPLLPVVMRLADGLPPGGGWAVLARAVAEELAAVGVPVLLGVRPVEGRVPLLLGLRTESERTAVADRVAAALRAGVERAGMQRAGALPPVVVVGVAGGWAAASAGLRHAAETATAAQGLIDRPWYDARRLDIDLLLWRLHNYDDSALAAFVDRAIGPLRTHDQRSKPPLLPTLQTYLAHAGRKAETARELHLNRQTLYNRLARISELLGTDLDDPQTVLALSLALRARRHVA; encoded by the coding sequence ATGGACAGTCAGGGCACGCAGGGCACTCAGGGCGGCATCACCGTGCAGCGTGCCCTGGAACTTCCGGGTCTTCGCGGCGGGCTCCCCGAGGTGGTCGCGGGGGCGGACCGGCTGCAGCGCACGGTGCGGTGGGTGCACGCGGGCGAGGTGCCGAACATCGCCTCGCTCCTCAAGGGCGGCGAGCTGCTCCTGACCACGGGCCTCGGCCTCGGCGCACGCCCCGCCGAGCAGCGCGTCTTCGTGCGCAAACTGGCCGAGCGCGGTATCGCGGCGCTCGTCGTGGAGCTCGGCCCGCGCTTCACGCGGCTCCCCGCGGCGATCGTGGAGACGGCGCGCGCGGCGGGCCTTCCGCTGGTGCAGCTGCACCGCGAGGTGCCCTTCGTGACGGTCACGGAGGAGGTCCACACCGAGATCGTCAACGGCCACTACGCACTGCTCCAGCGGGCCGAGGAGGTCCACAGGCGCTGCACGGAGGCGCTGCTCGGCGGGGGCGGCGTGCCCCAAGTCCTCAATGTCCTCGCGGACTTCAGCGGCAACCCGGTGTTCCTGGAGACGCCGGACGGACAGCTTCTGTACGCCGCGGGGGCGGGCACCGAGTGTGCCGATCCCCTCCAGGTGTGGGAGGGGCTGCGGGGCCACCACAAGGACGGGCCGCCCGCGGGCGCGCTGCTCGTGGACGTGCCGGGCGGAGGGCCGGGGTCGAGCTTCGTGCGTGCCCGGCTCGTGCTGCTCGCCGTGGAGTCCGCGCTGCTTCCGGTGCACCGGATCGCGGCGGAGCGGGCCGCGGGCTCGCTCGCGGTGGTCCTGATGCAGGCCCGGCAGGAGGAGGAGCTCGCCGCGCGCGGCCGGGGTGACTTCCTGACCGACCTGGCCGAGGGGCGGATCCAGGCCGACGACGCGCCCGCCCAGGCGCGGGTGCTCGGCTTCAAGCCCGGCGAGAGCCCGCTGCTCCCGGTCGTGATGCGCCTTGCGGACGGGCTGCCGCCCGGGGGCGGCTGGGCCGTGCTCGCGCGGGCGGTGGCGGAGGAGCTCGCGGCGGTGGGGGTGCCGGTGCTGCTCGGCGTACGCCCGGTCGAAGGGCGCGTCCCGCTGCTCCTTGGCCTGCGTACGGAATCCGAACGCACCGCGGTGGCCGACCGGGTCGCCGCCGCGCTGCGGGCGGGCGTGGAGCGGGCGGGGATGCAGCGGGCCGGGGCGCTGCCGCCGGTCGTGGTGGTCGGTGTCGCGGGCGGCTGGGCCGCCGCTTCGGCGGGCCTGCGGCACGCGGCGGAGACGGCGACGGCCGCACAGGGGCTCATCGACCGCCCCTGGTACGACGCTCGGCGCCTGGACATCGACCTGCTCCTGTGGCGCCTGCACAACTACGACGACTCGGCGCTCGCGGCGTTCGTGGACCGCGCGATCGGCCCCTTGCGCACCCACGACCAGCGCTCGAAGCCGCCGCTGCTTCCGACCCTCCAGACGTACCTGGCCCATGCGGGGCGCAAGGCGGAGACGGCGCGCGAACTGCACCTGAACCGCCAGACGCTCTACAACCGCCTCGCCAGGATCAGTGAACTCCTCGGCACGGACCTGGACGACCCGCAGACGGTGCTCGCGCTGAGCCTGGCGCTGCGGGCGCGCAGGCATGTGGCGTAG
- a CDS encoding APC family permease: MPEHTSEQSTPPEVHRLKANSVGLVGVVFMAVATAAPITAMTGNLPIAVGAGNGTGAPAGYLFATLVLTVFSVGYVAMAKRITAAGAFYGYISHGLGRIAGMASGMLAVLAYVVFEASIVGVFAYFAKTTVHDQLGADLPWILYAGAMLAVTVVLSYFDINLTAKALGVMLIAEIAVLFAVATAVLIHGGGPDGIPLEPVNPKNAFTGTSAGLGLFFAFWSWVGFESTAMYGEESRNPKKVIPRATLVSVVGVGLFYIYVSWMTIAGNGLTGSVKVSQSTSPLDLFFDPAHTFIGAWAVDTFQWLLITGSFACGMAFHQCASRYLYAIGREGFLHRGLGRTHPRHGSPYIASYVQSAIAVALVAAFWLTGQDPYIHLYTLLAILGTMAILIVQTLCSFAVIGYFRKNHPEDRHWFTTLVAPLLGGIGMIAVVVLLVINMDTAAGTAADSLFFKAIPWIVGLVFFGGLGLGLYLRARHPDRYEIIGRIVLEDAAERTDGDGEPVAVRT; encoded by the coding sequence ATGCCAGAGCACACGTCCGAGCAATCCACTCCGCCCGAGGTCCACCGTCTCAAGGCGAACTCCGTCGGCCTCGTCGGTGTCGTCTTCATGGCGGTCGCCACCGCGGCGCCCATCACGGCCATGACCGGCAACCTCCCCATCGCCGTCGGCGCGGGCAACGGCACCGGAGCGCCCGCCGGCTATCTCTTCGCCACGCTCGTCCTGACCGTCTTCTCGGTCGGCTACGTCGCCATGGCCAAGCGGATCACCGCCGCCGGCGCCTTCTACGGCTACATCTCGCACGGCCTCGGCCGCATCGCGGGCATGGCGTCCGGGATGCTCGCCGTCCTCGCCTACGTCGTCTTCGAAGCGTCCATCGTCGGTGTCTTCGCGTACTTCGCCAAGACCACCGTCCACGATCAGCTCGGCGCCGACCTGCCGTGGATCCTCTACGCGGGCGCGATGCTCGCCGTCACCGTCGTCCTGTCGTACTTCGACATCAACCTCACCGCGAAGGCGCTCGGCGTGATGCTGATCGCCGAGATCGCGGTCCTCTTCGCCGTCGCCACCGCCGTACTGATCCACGGCGGCGGCCCCGACGGCATCCCCCTCGAACCGGTCAACCCCAAGAACGCCTTCACCGGTACCTCGGCAGGCCTCGGCCTCTTCTTCGCCTTCTGGTCGTGGGTCGGCTTCGAGTCCACCGCCATGTACGGCGAGGAGTCCCGCAACCCCAAGAAGGTCATCCCGCGCGCGACCCTCGTCTCGGTCGTCGGCGTCGGCCTGTTCTACATCTACGTCTCCTGGATGACGATCGCGGGCAACGGCCTGACCGGTTCGGTGAAGGTCTCGCAGTCCACGAGCCCGCTCGACCTGTTCTTCGACCCGGCCCACACCTTCATCGGCGCCTGGGCGGTCGACACCTTCCAATGGCTCCTGATCACCGGCTCGTTCGCCTGCGGCATGGCCTTCCACCAGTGCGCGTCGCGCTATCTGTACGCGATCGGGCGCGAGGGATTCCTGCACCGGGGCCTGGGCCGCACGCACCCCAGGCACGGCTCCCCGTACATCGCCTCCTACGTCCAGTCGGCGATCGCCGTCGCGCTGGTCGCCGCCTTCTGGCTCACCGGCCAGGACCCGTACATCCACCTGTACACGCTGCTCGCGATCCTCGGCACGATGGCGATCCTCATCGTGCAGACGCTCTGCTCGTTCGCCGTCATCGGCTACTTCCGCAAGAACCATCCCGAGGACCGGCACTGGTTCACGACCCTGGTCGCCCCGCTGCTCGGCGGCATCGGCATGATCGCCGTCGTCGTGCTGCTCGTGATCAACATGGACACGGCTGCGGGCACGGCGGCGGACTCCCTCTTCTTCAAGGCCATCCCGTGGATCGTCGGCCTCGTCTTCTTCGGGGGTCTTGGCCTCGGCCTGTATCTGAGGGCGAGGCACCCCGACCGCTACGAGATCATCGGCCGGATCGTCCTGGAGGACGCGGCCGAACGCACGGACGGCGACGGGGAACCCGTCGCCGTCCGGACCTGA
- a CDS encoding glycoside hydrolase family 15 protein, whose protein sequence is MHVAGRIEDYALIGDMQTAALVCRDGTVDWLCLPRFDSHAIFAGLLGTEEHGFWRLGPAHSPDAPPPTAARRTYRGDSLILESEWDTPRGTVRVTDFMPPRDTDAPQLVRIVEGVSGRVPMRSALRMRFSYGRVVPWVHKVDGRTVAVAGPDSVWLDTSAETFGKDLTTYSDFTVAPGDRIAFTISWQPSHKEPPAPAEPENALVATEDFWREWVEHCTYHGPYREAVVRSLITLKALTYAPTGGIVAAPTTSLPEDIGGSRNWDYRYTWLRDAAITLSSLLRTGYREEARAWREWLLRAVAGDPENLQIMYGIAGERELGEAELDWLPGYEGSTPVRAGNGAAHQLQLDVYGEVTEALHLAHMTGLARSDYASLLQLKLIRYLETNWDQPDEGIWEVRGPRRHFVHSKVMCWVAVDRTIKLIESGDADGPLEKWRELRDDIHRDVCEKGYDKERNTFTQSYGSKELDASLLLIPQMGFLPPDDKRVIGTIEAIQRELSTPDGFILRYPTTGDDAGVDGLEGDEGAFLACSFWMADDLAMIGRVDEARKLFEKLLALRNDLGLLAEEWDPRQQRQVGNFPQAFSHVPLIDTALRLTASGAYGG, encoded by the coding sequence ATGCACGTGGCCGGGCGCATCGAGGATTACGCACTCATCGGAGACATGCAGACCGCTGCCCTGGTCTGCCGGGACGGCACAGTCGACTGGCTGTGCCTGCCCCGCTTCGACTCGCACGCCATCTTCGCCGGATTGCTCGGCACGGAGGAGCACGGATTCTGGCGCCTTGGGCCCGCTCACAGCCCCGACGCGCCGCCGCCGACCGCCGCGCGGCGCACGTACCGCGGCGACTCGCTGATCCTGGAATCCGAGTGGGACACCCCGCGCGGCACGGTCCGCGTGACCGATTTCATGCCGCCGCGCGACACGGACGCCCCGCAGCTGGTGCGGATCGTCGAGGGTGTCAGCGGCCGGGTGCCGATGCGCTCCGCCCTGCGGATGCGTTTCAGCTACGGCCGCGTGGTGCCCTGGGTGCACAAGGTCGACGGGCGCACGGTGGCCGTCGCGGGGCCCGACTCGGTGTGGCTCGACACGTCGGCCGAGACCTTCGGCAAGGACCTCACGACGTACTCGGACTTCACGGTCGCGCCCGGTGACCGGATCGCGTTCACCATCTCGTGGCAGCCCTCGCACAAGGAGCCGCCCGCGCCGGCCGAGCCGGAGAACGCCCTGGTGGCCACGGAGGACTTCTGGCGGGAGTGGGTCGAGCACTGCACGTACCACGGCCCGTACCGCGAGGCCGTGGTCCGCTCGCTGATCACGCTGAAGGCCCTGACGTACGCCCCGACGGGCGGCATCGTCGCGGCGCCCACGACATCGCTGCCGGAGGACATCGGCGGCTCCCGCAACTGGGACTACCGCTACACCTGGCTGCGCGACGCCGCCATCACGCTCTCCTCGCTCCTGCGCACCGGGTACCGCGAGGAGGCCCGCGCCTGGCGCGAGTGGCTCCTGCGGGCGGTGGCGGGCGACCCCGAGAACCTGCAGATCATGTACGGCATCGCGGGCGAGCGCGAGCTCGGCGAGGCCGAGCTGGACTGGCTGCCCGGGTACGAGGGCTCGACCCCGGTCCGGGCGGGCAACGGAGCCGCGCACCAGCTCCAGCTCGACGTGTACGGCGAGGTCACCGAGGCCCTGCACCTGGCGCACATGACGGGCCTGGCCCGCAGTGACTACGCCTCGCTGCTCCAGCTCAAGCTCATCCGGTACCTGGAGACGAACTGGGACCAGCCGGACGAGGGCATCTGGGAGGTGCGCGGCCCGCGCCGCCACTTCGTGCACTCCAAGGTGATGTGCTGGGTCGCCGTCGACCGCACGATCAAGCTCATCGAGTCCGGCGACGCGGACGGCCCCCTGGAGAAGTGGCGCGAGCTGCGCGACGACATCCACCGGGACGTCTGCGAGAAGGGCTACGACAAGGAGCGGAACACGTTCACGCAGTCGTACGGCTCCAAGGAGCTGGACGCCTCGCTGCTGCTCATCCCGCAGATGGGCTTCCTGCCGCCCGACGACAAGCGCGTCATCGGCACGATCGAGGCGATCCAGCGGGAGCTCTCGACACCGGACGGCTTCATCCTGCGCTACCCCACCACCGGCGACGACGCGGGCGTGGACGGCCTCGAAGGCGACGAAGGCGCCTTCCTGGCCTGTTCGTTCTGGATGGCGGACGACCTGGCGATGATCGGCCGCGTCGACGAGGCCCGCAAGCTCTTCGAGAAGCTGCTCGCGCTCCGCAACGACCTGGGGCTGCTCGCCGAGGAGTGGGATCCGCGGCAGCAGCGCCAGGTCGGCAACTTCCCGCAGGCGTTCAGCCACGTGCCGCTGATCGACACGGCACTGCGTCTTACGGCCAGCGGGGCGTACGGCGGCTAG
- a CDS encoding CTP synthase, which produces MQPKSTTTKHIFVTGGVASSLGKGLTASSLGALLKARGLRVTMQKLDPYLNVDPGTMNPFQHGEVFVTNDGAETDLDIGHYERFLDVDLDGTANVTTGQVYSQVIAKERRGEYLGDTVQVIPHITNEIKHRIRRMATDDVDVVITEVGGTVGDIESLPFLETVRQVRHEVGRDNVFVVHISLLPYIGPSGELKTKPTQHSVAALRNIGIQPDAIVLRADRDVPTAIKRKISLMCDVDEDAVVACVDAKSIYDIPKVLHTEGLDAYVVRKLDLPFRDVNWTQWEDLLDRVHNPNHEVTIALVGKYIDLPDAYLSVTEALRAGGFANRARVKVKWVTSDDCKTPAGAAKQLADVDAICIPGGFGDRGVTGKVGAITFARENKIPLLGLCLGLQCIVIEAARNLADIPDANSTEFDAATAHPVISTMAEQLDIVAGEGDMGGTMRLGMYPAKLAEGSIAREVYDGKEYVEERHRHRYEVNNSYRAELEKKAGILFSGTSPDGKLVEYVEYPREVHPYLVATQAHPELRSRPTRPHPLFAGLVKAAVSRQEAERQTGK; this is translated from the coding sequence ATGCAGCCTAAATCCACGACGACCAAGCACATCTTCGTCACCGGGGGTGTCGCCTCTTCCCTCGGCAAGGGTCTGACTGCCTCCAGCCTGGGTGCGCTCCTCAAGGCGCGCGGCCTGCGCGTCACCATGCAGAAGCTCGACCCGTACCTGAACGTCGACCCCGGCACGATGAACCCCTTCCAGCACGGCGAGGTGTTCGTCACGAACGACGGCGCCGAGACCGACCTGGACATCGGCCACTACGAGCGCTTCCTCGACGTCGACCTCGACGGCACGGCGAACGTCACCACCGGCCAGGTCTACTCGCAGGTCATCGCCAAGGAGCGGCGCGGCGAGTACCTCGGCGACACCGTCCAGGTCATCCCGCACATCACGAACGAGATCAAGCACCGCATCCGCCGCATGGCCACCGACGACGTCGACGTGGTCATCACGGAGGTCGGCGGCACGGTCGGCGACATCGAGTCCCTGCCGTTCCTGGAGACCGTCCGCCAGGTCCGCCACGAGGTCGGCCGCGACAACGTCTTCGTCGTGCACATCTCGCTCCTGCCCTACATCGGCCCGTCCGGTGAGCTGAAGACCAAGCCGACCCAGCACTCGGTCGCGGCCCTGCGCAACATCGGTATCCAGCCCGACGCCATCGTGCTGCGCGCCGACCGCGACGTGCCGACCGCCATCAAGCGCAAGATCTCGCTGATGTGCGACGTCGACGAGGACGCGGTCGTCGCCTGTGTCGACGCCAAGTCGATCTACGACATCCCGAAGGTCCTGCACACCGAGGGCCTCGACGCCTACGTGGTGCGCAAGCTCGACCTCCCGTTCCGCGACGTGAACTGGACCCAGTGGGAGGACCTCCTGGACCGGGTGCACAACCCGAACCACGAGGTCACCATCGCGCTGGTGGGCAAGTACATCGACCTGCCCGACGCCTACCTCTCGGTGACCGAGGCGCTGCGCGCGGGCGGCTTCGCCAACCGCGCCCGCGTCAAGGTCAAGTGGGTCACCTCCGACGACTGCAAGACCCCGGCGGGCGCCGCCAAGCAGCTCGCCGACGTCGACGCGATCTGCATCCCGGGCGGCTTCGGCGACCGCGGCGTGACCGGCAAGGTCGGCGCCATCACCTTCGCCCGCGAGAACAAGATCCCGCTGCTCGGCCTCTGCCTCGGCCTGCAGTGCATCGTGATCGAGGCCGCCCGCAACCTCGCGGACATCCCCGACGCCAACTCCACGGAGTTCGACGCCGCGACCGCCCACCCGGTCATCTCGACCATGGCGGAGCAGCTGGACATCGTCGCGGGCGAGGGCGACATGGGCGGCACGATGCGCCTGGGCATGTACCCCGCGAAGCTCGCCGAGGGCTCCATCGCCCGTGAGGTGTACGACGGCAAGGAGTACGTCGAGGAGCGTCACCGTCACCGCTACGAGGTGAACAACTCCTACCGCGCCGAGCTCGAGAAGAAGGCCGGCATCCTCTTCTCCGGCACCTCCCCGGACGGCAAGCTCGTCGAGTACGTCGAGTACCCCCGCGAGGTCCACCCCTACCTGGTCGCCACCCAGGCGCACCCGGAGCTGCGCTCGCGCCCGACGCGTCCGCACCCGCTCTTCGCGGGCCTGGTGAAGGCGGCAGTCTCAAGGCAGGAAGCAGAGCGCCAGACGGGTAAGTAA
- a CDS encoding NUDIX domain-containing protein — translation MTIKDTAEEWQVTATETPFVGNKTSVRTDDVVMPDGTVVRRDYQVHPGSVAVLALDDAGRVLVLRQYRHPVHHKLWEIPAGLLDIPGENPLHAAQRELYEEAHVKAEDWRVLTDVYTTPGGCDEAVRIFLARDLSEADGERFEVSEEEADMELARVPLEELVRGVLAGELHNNCLVVGALSLTAVLSGDGVDALRPADAPWPARPFEA, via the coding sequence ATGACGATCAAGGACACCGCCGAGGAGTGGCAGGTCACGGCCACGGAGACACCCTTCGTGGGGAACAAGACCTCCGTGCGCACCGACGATGTGGTCATGCCCGACGGGACCGTCGTCCGCCGTGACTACCAGGTGCACCCCGGCTCGGTCGCCGTGCTCGCCCTGGACGACGCCGGCCGCGTCCTGGTGCTGCGTCAGTACCGCCACCCCGTCCACCACAAGCTCTGGGAGATCCCGGCCGGGCTGCTCGACATCCCGGGCGAGAACCCCTTGCACGCCGCCCAGCGCGAGCTCTACGAAGAGGCGCACGTCAAGGCCGAGGACTGGCGCGTCCTGACCGACGTCTACACCACGCCCGGCGGCTGCGACGAGGCCGTGCGCATCTTCCTCGCCCGCGACCTCTCCGAGGCCGACGGCGAGCGCTTCGAAGTCTCCGAGGAGGAGGCCGACATGGAGCTGGCGCGCGTACCGCTCGAAGAGCTCGTACGCGGTGTGCTCGCCGGCGAGCTGCACAACAACTGCCTCGTCGTGGGCGCCCTTTCGCTGACGGCCGTGCTGAGCGGCGACGGCGTCGACGCGCTGCGCCCGGCCGACGCGCCCTGGCCCGCGCGCCCCTTCGAGGCCTGA